Proteins encoded together in one Planctomyces sp. SH-PL14 window:
- a CDS encoding serine/threonine protein kinase has product MSNPAGEPSAESLQDTLITKQNVGPMQQTVVAAEGTIGQDTSPTAPGSVIGDFKIARKLGQGGMGAVFLAHQMSLDRECALKVMARELADKPGFVERFVREARSMAKMQHPNVVSCYAVGTQAGTHFVAMEFIDGKSMQGWLNELKQLSVADALLVTIVVAEALQHAHDLKMIHRDIKPDNILVTKSGVVKVADLGLAKATDEDMSMTQSGMGLGTPHYMPPEQARNAKHVDHRCDVYALGVTLYHFLTGQVPFSGDSVIELIANKEKGTFTAAHKVNRDIPERLSLMIDRSMAKNSKARYQSMTEFVRDLRSLGLAGSALSFAQGPRSNASGVSSASAIRAAPRLPGTPKNRSSASGAGMSGVSPAPAAAAGPETTSWYVKVVRDGKPATLRMTSGQILAAIKTDKIETAAQVAASPNGPFLPLPQVPAFADAARKMIHRQQSRGRSLAGEIAKLEKQYDRRKWWQMLARFRDGTLGLVGLVLYLAVAAALIGGLAYYAPAIWKFMDAQFRNIR; this is encoded by the coding sequence ATGTCGAACCCAGCGGGGGAGCCGTCTGCGGAGTCGTTGCAGGACACGCTGATCACCAAGCAGAACGTTGGCCCCATGCAGCAGACCGTGGTGGCCGCCGAAGGGACGATCGGCCAGGACACCTCGCCGACCGCGCCTGGTTCGGTCATCGGTGACTTCAAGATCGCGCGCAAGCTCGGGCAAGGGGGGATGGGGGCGGTGTTCCTCGCCCACCAGATGAGCCTGGACCGGGAATGCGCGCTGAAGGTCATGGCCCGCGAACTGGCGGACAAGCCGGGCTTCGTGGAGCGGTTCGTCCGCGAAGCCCGCTCGATGGCCAAGATGCAGCACCCCAACGTCGTCTCGTGCTACGCCGTCGGGACGCAGGCGGGGACGCACTTCGTCGCGATGGAGTTCATCGACGGCAAGAGCATGCAGGGGTGGCTCAACGAGCTCAAGCAGCTTTCGGTGGCGGACGCCCTGCTCGTCACGATCGTCGTCGCCGAGGCGCTCCAGCACGCGCACGACCTCAAGATGATCCACCGGGACATCAAGCCGGACAACATCCTCGTCACGAAGAGCGGCGTCGTGAAGGTGGCCGACCTCGGTTTGGCCAAGGCGACCGACGAGGACATGTCGATGACCCAGAGCGGCATGGGCCTGGGGACGCCGCACTACATGCCCCCCGAGCAGGCCCGCAACGCCAAGCACGTCGACCACCGCTGCGACGTCTACGCCCTCGGCGTCACGCTCTACCACTTCCTGACCGGCCAGGTCCCGTTCAGCGGCGACTCCGTGATCGAGCTGATCGCCAATAAGGAAAAGGGGACGTTCACGGCGGCCCATAAGGTGAACCGCGACATCCCCGAGCGGCTGAGCCTGATGATCGACCGGTCGATGGCCAAGAACTCCAAGGCCCGCTACCAGTCGATGACGGAGTTCGTCCGGGACCTCCGGTCGCTCGGGCTGGCGGGGTCGGCCCTCTCGTTCGCCCAGGGCCCCCGGTCGAATGCCTCGGGGGTCTCGTCCGCCTCGGCGATCCGCGCGGCTCCGCGGCTGCCGGGAACGCCCAAGAACCGTTCGTCCGCGTCCGGCGCCGGCATGTCGGGGGTCTCTCCCGCTCCCGCCGCGGCTGCCGGGCCGGAAACGACCTCCTGGTATGTGAAGGTCGTGCGGGATGGCAAGCCGGCGACGCTCCGGATGACGAGCGGGCAGATCCTGGCGGCGATCAAGACGGACAAGATCGAAACCGCCGCCCAGGTCGCGGCCAGTCCCAATGGGCCGTTCCTCCCTCTGCCGCAGGTCCCGGCCTTTGCCGATGCCGCGCGGAAGATGATTCATCGCCAGCAGTCGCGCGGCCGGAGTCTGGCGGGGGAGATTGCCAAGCTCGAGAAGCAGTACGACCGCCGCAAGTGGTGGCAGATGCTGGCCCGTTTCCGCGACGGGACGCTGGGCCTTGTCGGCCTGGTCCTGTACCTCGCGGTGGCGGCGGCCCTGATCGGCGGTCTGGCTTATTACGCGCCGGCGATCTGGAAGTTCATGGACGCGCAGTTCCGCAACATCCGCTGA